A window of the Gemmatirosa kalamazoonensis genome harbors these coding sequences:
- a CDS encoding FG-GAP-like repeat-containing protein, producing the protein MKRSTSRIASAVLATVVVASCHRDSAPRPWHQMQGYRWRELVVDDGGKPGFTEMSARETGIRFENDVPDSVLLGNRMLAQGGGVALGDVDGDGRPDVFLARSSGCSALYRNLGDWKFDDVTQRAGVGACGRHASGAAFADIDGDGDLDLVLLATTGPNAIFVNDGRGHFTEHRDLGLDPAGKGGTTVALADVDGDGRLDMYVANYKPYSPVDTLAPQERAPSQLVHQVGPNAYAVVPERQKDFKLVMRPDMGGMNVTMRGEPDDLYLNRGGRFERVPLGGGDESFGLSAKLVDLTGDGAPELYVANDFEDTDQLWINDGHGNFHLADWTAQRQTSNSAMGVDVADVNGDGLPDLFETDMLSDDTRRLKTQMPAHTALPKRVGDVTTQLQQQRNTLFVNRGDGTFAEVAALAGVQATGWSWGTMFLDVDLDGRPDLLVANGHLWDIMDADVQERLQNRVSGVTWQRERWEFPKLALHNVAFRNRGDLTFENASVAWHFGTEADVSHALAAADLDGDGDLDVVVNRLRAPALVLRSDAAAPRIAVRLRGTAPNTQAVGARITLRGGAVPLQTREVQAGGLYLSHSDYEASFAMGTSQRATLEIVWRDGRRTRVENVAPNRLYEVDEASVERGAGSVERSDDSTLHAPRSTLAPLFEDGSAQLGGHVHTENTFDDWERQFLLPNALSQLGPGVAWFDVDRDGDEDLVVGAGKGGAIAVFRNDGGRLVPMRAGAPTSSDLTTVLGVADASGTRILAGVASWEGGTPPSVVSVGARGGTPQTVVPPLPSSTGPIALGDYDGDGDLDLFVGGRAVPGAYPAPASSSLWRNEGGRFVLDTLRSAPLDHIGLVSAASFADVDGDGDADLLLAREWGSIELLLNQGGRFFTAAAWGLERWPSRWNGLATGDLDGDGRLDIVATSWGRNTMTPADRARPLVMLHGPFGSGGEEEMLVARDDPRLHGLAPLNGYARLRVALPDLGRRLGTFAAYADATVDSVLGGGPRAARVHRDTVVTLDHMAFLNRGDHFEPMALPTEAQMAPAFYAGIADFDGDGKEDVFLSQNFYPTAVGLPRYDAGRGLLLLGDGKGGLAAVPGSRSGIRIYGDQRGAAYADYDRDGRLDLVVSQNGAATVLLHNRGARPGLRVILRGPATNPDGVGAQIRVVYGERMGPVREVQAGSGYWSQNGAAQVFGLDGTPTAVQVRWPGGVNVRVPVPNGAREVVVRREP; encoded by the coding sequence TTGAAGAGGAGCACGTCCCGCATCGCCAGCGCCGTCCTCGCGACGGTCGTCGTCGCCTCGTGTCATCGCGACTCGGCGCCGAGGCCGTGGCACCAGATGCAGGGATACCGGTGGCGCGAGCTGGTGGTGGACGACGGGGGGAAGCCGGGGTTCACCGAGATGAGCGCGCGCGAGACGGGGATCCGATTCGAGAACGACGTGCCCGACTCGGTGCTGTTAGGCAACCGCATGCTCGCGCAGGGCGGCGGCGTCGCGCTCGGCGACGTGGACGGCGACGGGCGGCCGGACGTGTTCCTCGCGCGCAGCTCGGGGTGCTCCGCGCTGTACCGCAACCTCGGCGACTGGAAGTTCGACGACGTCACGCAGCGCGCGGGCGTGGGCGCGTGCGGGCGCCACGCGAGCGGCGCGGCGTTCGCCGACATCGACGGCGACGGGGACCTCGACCTCGTGCTGCTCGCGACGACGGGGCCCAACGCGATCTTCGTGAACGACGGGCGCGGGCACTTCACCGAGCACCGCGACCTCGGGCTCGATCCCGCGGGCAAGGGCGGCACGACGGTGGCGCTGGCCGACGTCGACGGCGATGGGCGGCTCGACATGTACGTGGCGAACTACAAGCCGTACAGCCCCGTCGACACCCTCGCGCCGCAGGAGCGCGCGCCGAGCCAGCTCGTGCACCAGGTGGGGCCGAACGCGTACGCGGTGGTGCCGGAGCGACAGAAGGACTTCAAGCTCGTGATGCGCCCGGACATGGGCGGCATGAACGTCACGATGCGCGGGGAGCCGGACGATCTGTACCTCAATCGCGGCGGCCGGTTCGAGCGCGTGCCGTTAGGCGGCGGCGACGAGTCCTTCGGGCTGAGCGCGAAGCTCGTGGATCTCACCGGCGACGGCGCGCCGGAGCTGTACGTCGCGAACGACTTCGAGGACACCGACCAGCTCTGGATCAACGACGGCCACGGCAACTTCCATCTCGCCGACTGGACCGCGCAGCGGCAGACGAGCAACTCCGCGATGGGCGTGGACGTCGCGGACGTGAACGGCGACGGGCTGCCGGATCTGTTCGAGACGGACATGCTGAGCGACGACACGCGCCGGCTGAAGACGCAGATGCCGGCGCACACCGCGCTGCCGAAGCGCGTGGGCGACGTCACGACGCAGCTCCAGCAGCAGCGCAACACGCTGTTCGTGAACCGCGGGGACGGCACGTTCGCCGAGGTCGCGGCACTCGCCGGCGTGCAGGCGACGGGGTGGTCGTGGGGGACGATGTTCCTCGACGTCGATCTCGACGGGCGGCCGGACCTGCTGGTGGCGAACGGCCACCTGTGGGACATCATGGACGCCGACGTGCAGGAGCGGCTGCAGAACCGCGTGTCCGGCGTCACGTGGCAGCGCGAGCGGTGGGAGTTCCCGAAGCTCGCGCTGCACAACGTCGCGTTCCGCAATCGCGGCGATCTGACGTTCGAGAACGCGAGCGTGGCGTGGCACTTCGGCACGGAGGCGGACGTGTCGCACGCGCTCGCGGCGGCCGACCTGGACGGCGACGGGGATCTCGACGTGGTGGTGAACCGTCTGCGCGCGCCGGCGCTCGTGCTGCGCAGCGACGCCGCGGCCCCGCGCATCGCGGTGCGCCTGCGCGGCACGGCGCCGAACACGCAGGCGGTCGGCGCGCGGATCACGCTGCGCGGCGGCGCGGTGCCGCTGCAGACGCGCGAGGTGCAGGCGGGCGGCCTCTATCTGTCGCACAGCGACTACGAGGCGTCGTTCGCGATGGGGACGTCGCAGCGCGCGACGCTGGAGATCGTGTGGCGCGACGGGCGCCGCACGCGGGTGGAGAACGTGGCGCCGAACAGGCTCTACGAAGTGGACGAAGCGAGCGTGGAGCGTGGAGCGGGGAGCGTGGAGCGTTCGGACGACTCCACGCTCCACGCTCCACGCTCCACGCTCGCTCCGCTCTTCGAAGACGGCAGCGCGCAGCTCGGAGGACACGTGCACACGGAGAACACGTTCGACGACTGGGAGCGACAGTTCCTGCTGCCCAACGCGCTGTCGCAGCTCGGGCCGGGGGTGGCGTGGTTCGACGTCGACCGCGATGGGGACGAGGATCTCGTGGTGGGCGCGGGGAAGGGTGGGGCGATCGCGGTGTTCCGCAACGACGGCGGGCGGCTCGTGCCAATGCGCGCCGGCGCGCCGACGTCGTCGGATCTCACCACGGTGCTCGGCGTCGCGGACGCGAGCGGGACGCGGATCCTGGCCGGCGTGGCGAGCTGGGAGGGGGGGACGCCGCCGTCGGTCGTGAGCGTGGGAGCGCGCGGCGGGACGCCGCAGACGGTGGTGCCGCCACTGCCGTCGTCGACGGGGCCGATCGCGTTAGGCGACTACGACGGCGACGGGGACCTCGACCTGTTCGTCGGCGGGCGCGCGGTGCCGGGGGCGTATCCGGCGCCGGCGTCGTCGTCGCTCTGGCGCAACGAGGGCGGGCGGTTCGTGCTCGATACGCTGCGCAGCGCGCCGCTCGACCACATCGGCCTCGTCTCCGCCGCATCGTTCGCCGACGTGGACGGCGACGGCGACGCGGACCTCCTGCTGGCGCGCGAGTGGGGCTCGATCGAGCTGCTGCTGAACCAGGGCGGCCGCTTCTTCACCGCCGCCGCGTGGGGGCTGGAGCGGTGGCCAAGCCGGTGGAACGGGCTCGCGACCGGAGACCTCGACGGCGACGGGCGGCTCGACATCGTGGCGACGAGCTGGGGGCGCAACACGATGACGCCCGCCGACCGCGCGCGGCCGCTCGTGATGCTGCACGGGCCGTTCGGGTCGGGCGGCGAGGAGGAGATGCTCGTGGCGCGCGACGATCCGCGCCTCCACGGGCTCGCGCCGCTGAACGGCTACGCGCGGCTGCGCGTCGCGCTCCCCGACCTCGGGCGCCGGTTAGGCACCTTCGCCGCATACGCCGACGCGACGGTGGACAGCGTGCTCGGCGGGGGCCCGCGTGCCGCGCGCGTGCACCGCGACACGGTCGTGACGCTCGATCACATGGCGTTCCTGAATCGGGGCGACCACTTCGAGCCGATGGCGCTGCCGACGGAGGCGCAGATGGCGCCGGCGTTCTACGCGGGGATCGCGGACTTCGACGGCGATGGCAAGGAGGACGTGTTCCTGAGCCAGAACTTCTACCCGACCGCCGTCGGCCTGCCGCGCTACGACGCGGGACGCGGGCTGCTGCTGCTCGGCGACGGCAAGGGCGGGCTCGCGGCCGTGCCCGGCTCGCGCTCGGGGATCCGCATCTACGGCGACCAGCGCGGCGCGGCGTACGCCGACTACGACCGCGACGGTCGACTCGACCTCGTGGTGTCGCAGAACGGCGCGGCGACGGTGCTGCTGCACAACCGCGGCGCGCGCCCCGGGCTCCGCGTGATCCTGCGCGGCCCGGCGACGAACCCCGACGGCGTCGGCGCGCAGATCCGTGTCGTGTACGGCGAGCGCATGGGACCCGTACGCGAGGTGCAGGCGGGCTCCGGCTACTGGTCGCAGAACGGCGCGGCGCAGGTGTTCGGGCTCGACGGCACGCCGACGGCCGTGCAGGTCCGGTGGCCGGGCGGCGTGAACGTGCGGGTGCCGGTGCCTAACGGAGCGCGCGAGGTCGTCGTGCGGCGCGAACCGTGA
- a CDS encoding carboxypeptidase regulatory-like domain-containing protein — protein MRFLLGTVLYLSLGSALGAQTVVTVRGVAFDSIRGVPLVEAFVALDGDRSTITDARGRFRFDSVAPGRYTLTLQHAALDAVGIFGLSAPAVVTESAAEFTLASPSFATLWRGVCGTATPPNDSGFVYGSVADARGATVANATVDLNWLQLGVVGRRKLQQREWRGTTRSNATGGYRVCGVPTDVALRIQAITDSASSGVIDLPPDHPRVLRRDLRVSPLTGVAGTARGEISGVVTDSAGVPVLGARVATNEATEEARTDSAGRFTIRGVPTGTRQVEVLAIGMSPVTAVVDVADGESASVLVRMHRLTTLEVVRVIGSPTVRRRVERLEERRRLGGGYFRDSTEIGSHGTMARVLGDFPGTYVEPARGTTANRFVLSMRSLTGGRCVPAIWIDDAPTDSEHLGMLRPGEVAFVEVYPRAFGVPVEFTRANADARTCGAIAVWTRFYFR, from the coding sequence ATGCGCTTCCTGCTCGGCACGGTGCTGTACCTCTCGCTCGGCTCGGCGCTCGGCGCGCAGACCGTGGTGACGGTGCGCGGCGTCGCGTTCGACAGCATTCGCGGCGTGCCGCTCGTCGAGGCGTTCGTCGCGCTCGACGGCGACCGCAGCACCATCACCGACGCGCGCGGCCGCTTCCGCTTCGACAGTGTCGCGCCGGGCCGCTACACGCTCACCCTGCAGCACGCCGCGCTCGACGCGGTCGGCATCTTCGGCCTCTCCGCGCCCGCCGTCGTGACCGAGAGCGCGGCCGAGTTCACGCTCGCGTCGCCGTCGTTCGCCACGCTCTGGCGAGGCGTGTGCGGCACCGCCACGCCGCCGAACGACAGCGGGTTCGTGTACGGCAGCGTCGCCGACGCGCGCGGCGCCACGGTCGCGAACGCGACGGTCGACCTGAACTGGCTGCAGCTCGGCGTGGTGGGACGCCGCAAGCTGCAGCAGCGCGAGTGGCGCGGCACCACGCGCTCGAACGCGACCGGTGGCTATCGCGTGTGCGGCGTGCCTACCGACGTCGCGCTGCGCATCCAGGCCATCACCGACTCCGCGTCGAGCGGCGTCATCGATCTGCCGCCCGATCATCCGCGCGTGCTGCGCCGCGACCTGCGCGTGTCGCCGCTCACCGGCGTCGCCGGCACCGCGCGCGGCGAGATCAGCGGCGTCGTCACCGATTCCGCGGGCGTCCCGGTGCTCGGGGCGCGCGTCGCGACGAACGAGGCGACCGAGGAAGCCCGCACCGACAGCGCCGGGCGGTTCACCATCCGCGGCGTGCCGACCGGCACGCGCCAGGTCGAGGTCCTCGCGATCGGCATGTCTCCCGTCACGGCGGTCGTCGACGTCGCCGATGGGGAGAGCGCGTCGGTGCTCGTGCGCATGCACCGCCTCACGACGCTCGAGGTCGTGCGCGTCATCGGCTCGCCCACCGTGCGGCGGCGCGTCGAGCGGCTCGAGGAGCGGCGCAGGCTCGGCGGCGGCTACTTCCGCGACTCCACCGAGATCGGCTCGCACGGCACGATGGCCCGCGTGCTCGGCGACTTCCCCGGCACGTACGTCGAGCCGGCGCGCGGCACGACCGCGAACCGGTTCGTGCTGTCGATGCGCTCCCTCACCGGTGGACGCTGCGTCCCCGCGATCTGGATCGACGACGCGCCCACGGACTCCGAGCACCTCGGCATGCTGCGGCCGGGCGAGGTCGCGTTCGTCGAGGTGTACCCGCGCGCGTTCGGCGTGCCGGTCGAGTTCACGCGCGCGAACGCGGACGCTCGCACCTGCGGCGCCATCGCCGTCTGGACGCGGTTCTACTTCCGGTGA
- a CDS encoding RagB/SusD family nutrient uptake outer membrane protein, producing the protein MMRSFIRYGALAAGFLGAVVACDLEVVNPNNPETTRVLANGPDLEAFLGGYYKRWHGGLYGTTTNIWGMLQVQALENYSSLANNCMNQRAAIPRGSNDNSIGNQCEAEQKAVYNRMQEVTRVASSVLATLDTATLGSQAQDNRAKSFAEFLRGLSLGYAALFYDSAAVVGAKTGPADPGPLMGYVEVMDSAKAAFQHAIDLASAQATGGNGFPLPATWIPSTTTFTAPEFVRLIRSYRARFTAGNARTPAERAAVNWDNVIADATNGITADHDNITDATNGPFQTWLSQSYAYGTWHQMVPFIIGMGDVSGSYATWIATPLDQRPAGFFMVTPDLRWPQGTTRAEQQADFAITSCQGASQVCKRYFVNRPNGGDPSGGLSWGQSNYDHVRFISWRTKGDGGTARTGKLPFMVKAEMDLLAAEGYIRKGNFAAAAPLINATRVKNGLPALTALDNTTAVPGGANCVPKVPVGPNYTTIACGNMLEAMKWEKRMETAFTHIGAWFLDSRGWGDLPAGTPVDWAVPYQDLQVRGKAIYSKGGGSLPGSAAKGTYGW; encoded by the coding sequence ATGATGCGGAGCTTTATCCGGTACGGCGCGCTCGCCGCCGGGTTCTTGGGGGCGGTGGTCGCGTGCGACCTCGAGGTGGTCAACCCCAACAACCCGGAGACGACGCGCGTGCTCGCCAACGGGCCCGACCTCGAGGCGTTCCTCGGCGGGTACTACAAGCGATGGCACGGCGGGTTGTACGGCACGACGACGAACATCTGGGGCATGCTGCAGGTGCAGGCGCTCGAGAACTACTCGAGCCTCGCGAACAACTGCATGAACCAGCGCGCGGCCATCCCGCGCGGCTCGAACGACAACTCGATCGGCAACCAGTGCGAGGCCGAGCAGAAGGCGGTGTACAACCGCATGCAGGAGGTGACGCGCGTGGCGTCGAGCGTCCTCGCGACGCTCGACACCGCGACGCTCGGCTCGCAGGCGCAGGACAACCGCGCGAAGTCGTTCGCGGAATTCCTGCGCGGCCTCTCGCTCGGGTACGCGGCGCTGTTCTACGACTCGGCGGCCGTCGTCGGGGCGAAGACGGGCCCCGCGGATCCGGGCCCGCTCATGGGGTACGTCGAAGTCATGGACTCGGCGAAGGCGGCGTTCCAGCACGCGATCGATCTCGCGAGCGCGCAGGCCACCGGCGGCAACGGCTTCCCGCTGCCGGCGACGTGGATCCCCTCGACGACGACGTTCACGGCGCCCGAGTTCGTGCGGCTGATCCGCAGCTATCGCGCGCGCTTCACGGCTGGCAACGCGCGCACGCCGGCGGAGCGCGCGGCGGTGAACTGGGACAACGTGATCGCCGACGCGACGAACGGCATCACGGCGGACCACGACAACATCACCGACGCGACGAACGGCCCGTTCCAGACGTGGCTGAGCCAGTCGTACGCGTACGGCACGTGGCACCAGATGGTGCCGTTCATCATCGGCATGGGCGACGTGTCGGGCTCGTACGCGACGTGGATCGCGACGCCGCTCGATCAGCGTCCGGCCGGCTTCTTCATGGTGACGCCCGACCTGCGGTGGCCGCAGGGCACGACGCGTGCGGAGCAGCAGGCGGACTTCGCGATCACGTCGTGCCAGGGCGCGTCGCAGGTGTGCAAGCGCTACTTCGTGAACCGGCCTAACGGCGGCGACCCCTCGGGCGGCTTGAGCTGGGGGCAGTCGAACTACGACCACGTGCGCTTCATCTCGTGGCGCACGAAGGGCGACGGCGGCACGGCGCGCACGGGCAAGCTGCCGTTCATGGTGAAGGCCGAGATGGATCTGCTCGCGGCCGAGGGCTACATCCGGAAGGGGAACTTCGCGGCGGCGGCACCGCTCATCAACGCGACGCGCGTGAAGAACGGTCTCCCCGCGCTGACGGCGCTCGACAACACGACGGCGGTGCCGGGCGGGGCCAACTGCGTGCCGAAGGTGCCCGTCGGTCCGAACTACACCACGATCGCCTGCGGCAACATGCTGGAGGCGATGAAGTGGGAGAAGCGCATGGAGACCGCATTCACGCACATCGGCGCGTGGTTCCTCGACTCGCGCGGATGGGGCGACCTGCCGGCGGGGACGCCGGTGGACTGGGCGGTGCCCTATCAGGATCTCCAGGTGCGCGGCAAGGCGATCTACAGCAAGGGCGGCGGTTCGCTCCCGGGGTCCGCGGCGAAGGGTACGTACGGCTGGTAA
- a CDS encoding DUF4397 domain-containing protein: MRRIIHLSTLCLAAGALSALSACKPDEVVETTTPPTAGVRFINAVPDTGGSAGLDFRFVDLVENSSHFKIPFRNNIVTTNGIPGSTLIEYKNTQAGQRHLRIFLSDTLQAVAQTVLKDTTITIEAGKRYTAILWGNARSGQSPAMRFTFVEDAPADPASNVALRVINTTGTPVDVREYLSTGTLPAAATWTSVPALGMSNYVTSAPGTIRFNVQPAGGGSTLFAEASALLGAAGTVDLEAIPGTTIPGSAVSAIIWPRSVAGSKAAQFSTPAISFTWDRRPPRTCALC, encoded by the coding sequence ATGCGACGCATCATCCACCTCTCGACGCTCTGCCTTGCCGCGGGCGCGCTGAGCGCGCTGAGCGCGTGCAAGCCCGACGAGGTCGTGGAGACCACGACGCCGCCGACGGCCGGCGTCCGGTTCATCAACGCCGTCCCCGACACCGGCGGGTCGGCCGGCCTCGACTTCCGCTTCGTCGACCTCGTCGAGAACAGCTCGCACTTCAAGATCCCGTTCCGGAACAACATCGTCACCACGAACGGGATCCCCGGCTCGACGCTCATCGAGTACAAGAACACGCAGGCCGGCCAGCGGCACCTGCGCATCTTCCTCAGCGACACGCTGCAGGCGGTCGCGCAGACGGTGCTGAAGGACACGACCATCACGATCGAGGCCGGGAAGCGCTACACCGCCATCCTCTGGGGGAACGCGCGCTCGGGTCAGTCGCCGGCGATGCGCTTCACCTTCGTCGAGGACGCGCCGGCGGATCCGGCGAGCAACGTCGCGCTGCGCGTCATCAACACGACCGGAACGCCGGTCGACGTGCGCGAGTACCTGTCGACCGGCACGCTGCCGGCGGCGGCGACGTGGACGAGCGTGCCCGCGCTCGGCATGTCGAACTACGTGACCTCGGCGCCGGGCACGATCCGGTTCAACGTGCAGCCCGCGGGCGGCGGCTCGACGCTGTTCGCCGAGGCGTCGGCGCTGCTCGGCGCCGCGGGCACGGTGGATCTCGAGGCGATCCCGGGCACGACGATCCCCGGGTCGGCCGTCTCGGCGATCATCTGGCCGCGGTCGGTGGCGGGGAGCAAGGCGGCGCAGTTCAGCACCCCGGCCATCTCGTTCACGTGGGACCGCCGGCCGCCGCGCACCTGCGCGCTGTGCTGA
- a CDS encoding carboxypeptidase regulatory-like domain-containing protein — MPRSPRRRSLAAAALLLLPAAARAQVVRGTVLDVGDRAVPGVVVTLLDASSAVAARALSDERGAYRLLAPGPGTYRVHTLRIGFRPVTSAPVTLAAGEELTRRLVLTGVALALDTVRVADRAACRVGSDTATATFALWEQARGALTATQLTAATRSLGATIITYDRVLDPDGRRMRDQSLAARFGYVVQPWKELSADSLHRLGFVVSDADGSTTYHAPGLEALLSATFLTDHCFRLARSRDPSRIGIAFEPVPARRKADIRGTIWLDRKTSELRDLEFGYVNVSEVQRDRAGGAIQFVRMKDGAWAVSRWSIAMPELEPALPYSMRGAAQPRVAAIRVAGGELALATLGRDTVWASTPLVVVGSVLDSATNAPIADARVALLGTRHEARTDTAGRFRVEGVIPGEYTVEVHTPALDSLVAAQRVTVTLAEGAPPVRVRVASPVRVLAMLCGATTLRPSDGVVFGTVAAAGDTAVPRGVRVIAEWTERAAEDSAARVRWREAPSDAQGTFRLCGLPRATPLVLRAAGGDLGADPVPVTIGVGDRVARARLVLDRRADRGAMFRGVVLDDATLRPIAGAEVAMPEIARRVSTDERGAFRMTDVPAGEHRVLVRFPGFRAIDARLPFAPNGTTDRRIFLTLEPAR; from the coding sequence ATGCCGCGCTCCCCCCGCCGCCGCTCGCTCGCCGCCGCCGCGCTCCTCCTCCTCCCCGCCGCGGCGCGGGCGCAGGTGGTGCGCGGCACGGTGCTCGACGTCGGCGACCGCGCGGTGCCCGGCGTCGTCGTCACGCTGCTCGACGCGTCGTCCGCCGTCGCGGCGCGCGCACTCAGCGACGAGCGCGGCGCCTACCGGCTGCTCGCGCCGGGGCCAGGCACGTACCGCGTGCACACGCTGCGCATCGGCTTCCGCCCCGTCACCTCGGCGCCCGTGACGCTCGCCGCCGGCGAGGAGCTGACCCGGCGGCTCGTCCTCACCGGCGTCGCGCTCGCGCTCGACACGGTGCGCGTCGCCGACCGCGCGGCGTGCCGCGTCGGCTCCGACACGGCGACGGCGACGTTCGCGCTCTGGGAGCAGGCGCGCGGCGCGCTCACCGCGACCCAGCTCACCGCCGCCACACGCTCGCTCGGCGCCACGATCATCACGTACGACCGCGTGCTCGACCCCGACGGGCGCCGCATGCGCGACCAGTCGCTCGCCGCGAGGTTCGGCTACGTCGTGCAGCCGTGGAAGGAGCTCTCCGCCGACTCGCTCCACCGGCTCGGCTTCGTCGTGTCCGACGCCGATGGCTCGACCACGTACCACGCGCCGGGGCTCGAGGCGCTGCTCTCCGCCACGTTCCTCACCGATCATTGCTTCCGCCTCGCGCGGTCGCGCGATCCGTCGCGCATCGGCATCGCGTTCGAGCCGGTGCCGGCGCGTCGCAAGGCCGACATCCGCGGCACGATCTGGCTCGACCGCAAGACGTCGGAGCTCCGCGACCTCGAGTTCGGCTACGTGAACGTCTCCGAGGTGCAGCGCGATCGCGCCGGCGGCGCCATCCAGTTCGTGCGCATGAAGGACGGCGCCTGGGCCGTGTCGCGGTGGAGCATCGCGATGCCGGAGCTCGAGCCCGCGCTGCCGTACTCGATGCGCGGTGCGGCGCAGCCGCGCGTCGCCGCCATCCGCGTCGCCGGCGGCGAGCTCGCGCTCGCGACGCTCGGCCGCGACACGGTGTGGGCGAGTACGCCGCTCGTCGTCGTCGGCTCCGTGCTCGACTCGGCGACGAACGCGCCGATCGCCGACGCGCGCGTCGCGCTGCTCGGCACGCGACACGAGGCGCGCACGGACACCGCGGGCCGCTTCCGTGTCGAGGGCGTGATCCCCGGCGAGTACACGGTGGAGGTCCACACGCCGGCCCTCGACTCGCTCGTCGCCGCGCAGCGCGTCACCGTCACGCTGGCCGAGGGCGCGCCGCCGGTGCGCGTGCGCGTCGCGAGCCCCGTGCGCGTGCTCGCCATGCTGTGCGGCGCGACGACGCTGCGGCCGTCGGACGGCGTGGTCTTCGGCACCGTCGCCGCCGCCGGCGACACGGCGGTCCCGCGCGGCGTGCGCGTCATCGCGGAGTGGACCGAGCGTGCGGCGGAGGACAGCGCCGCGCGCGTGCGGTGGCGCGAGGCGCCGTCCGACGCGCAGGGCACGTTCCGACTCTGCGGCCTCCCGCGCGCGACGCCGCTCGTGCTGCGCGCCGCGGGCGGCGATCTCGGCGCCGACCCCGTTCCGGTCACCATCGGCGTCGGCGATCGCGTCGCGCGCGCGCGGCTCGTGCTCGACCGGCGCGCCGACCGCGGCGCGATGTTCCGCGGCGTGGTGCTCGACGACGCCACGCTGCGGCCGATCGCCGGCGCCGAGGTCGCGATGCCGGAGATCGCGCGCCGCGTGTCGACCGACGAGCGGGGCGCGTTCCGCATGACGGACGTGCCGGCGGGGGAGCATCGCGTGCTCGTGCGCTTCCCGGGCTTCCGCGCGATCGACGCGCGCCTCCCGTTCGCGCCTAACGGCACGACCGACCGCCGCATCTTCCTCACCCTCGAACCCGCTCGCTGA
- a CDS encoding glycosyltransferase family 9 protein: MRLRPPAPTAPSPDALVGAVLDAARRGDARALDRLEREVLALAERAPRGDEGASEAVQAMLLALTRRGDYARALAFTRRSTALLGYDAIAASEVMLLIAGGAVDEARARAEELASAPVALGGHGLRAIVRTLLGRDADAAADGATFLAESEEVGRSLASWRAVARRYGPSSAHVLSRYAALHAELAAAFPGCRAWAGEPLAGRTIVLQLLEGLGDQIQALRFARAVRDAGARVIVGCDERLHDLVAACRLADAFLPRPVPRRHDLGAADFRLVIGPWLHDSGLPVERWPAAPYLDPPRLDAPALLDGLEGKRVGIVWAGNPDFVLEGTRGLPYGALKRLVAATPGVQWVGLLPSSHPRARDLGATPVTRRVVDAGPTLQSLGDTARLLRHLDLLVTTDSAPAHLAGALGVPVWLLLGPTFNWRWRLDGDTTPLYPSMRLVREGAAHDGARGDWNAAVDRVARDLGEGA; the protein is encoded by the coding sequence GTGAGGCTTCGTCCCCCCGCGCCGACGGCGCCCTCGCCCGACGCGCTCGTCGGCGCCGTGCTCGACGCCGCGCGGCGCGGCGACGCGCGCGCGCTCGATCGACTGGAGCGCGAGGTCCTCGCGCTCGCCGAGCGCGCGCCACGGGGCGACGAGGGCGCGTCGGAGGCCGTGCAGGCGATGCTCCTCGCGCTCACGCGCCGCGGCGACTACGCGCGCGCGCTCGCGTTCACGCGGCGCTCCACCGCGCTGCTCGGTTACGACGCGATCGCGGCGTCCGAGGTCATGCTGCTGATCGCCGGCGGCGCGGTCGACGAGGCGCGCGCCCGCGCCGAGGAGCTCGCGTCGGCGCCGGTCGCGTTAGGCGGGCACGGGCTGCGCGCGATCGTCCGCACGCTGCTCGGCCGCGACGCCGACGCCGCCGCGGACGGCGCGACGTTCCTCGCCGAGTCCGAGGAGGTGGGGCGATCGCTCGCCAGCTGGCGCGCCGTCGCGCGGCGCTACGGCCCGTCGTCGGCGCACGTGCTGTCGCGCTACGCCGCGCTGCACGCCGAGCTCGCGGCCGCGTTCCCGGGATGCCGCGCGTGGGCCGGCGAGCCGCTCGCCGGACGCACGATCGTCCTCCAGCTCCTCGAGGGGCTCGGCGATCAGATCCAGGCGCTGCGCTTCGCCCGTGCCGTGCGCGACGCCGGCGCGCGCGTGATCGTCGGCTGCGACGAGCGGCTGCACGACCTCGTCGCCGCCTGCCGGCTCGCCGACGCGTTCCTCCCGCGTCCCGTGCCGCGTCGCCACGACCTCGGCGCGGCCGACTTCCGACTCGTCATCGGGCCGTGGCTGCACGACTCCGGGCTCCCCGTCGAGCGCTGGCCCGCGGCGCCGTATCTCGACCCGCCGCGGCTCGACGCGCCGGCGCTGCTCGATGGGCTCGAGGGAAAGCGCGTCGGCATCGTATGGGCCGGCAACCCCGACTTCGTGCTCGAGGGCACGCGCGGCCTGCCGTACGGCGCGCTGAAGCGGCTCGTCGCCGCGACGCCCGGCGTGCAGTGGGTCGGGCTGCTGCCGTCGTCGCATCCGCGCGCGCGCGACCTCGGCGCCACGCCCGTCACGCGCCGCGTCGTCGACGCGGGACCGACGCTGCAGTCGCTCGGCGACACGGCGCGGCTGCTGCGCCACCTCGACCTGCTCGTCACCACCGACTCGGCGCCCGCGCACCTCGCGGGCGCGCTCGGCGTGCCGGTGTGGCTGCTGCTCGGACCGACGTTCAACTGGCGCTGGCGCCTCGACGGCGACACCACGCCGCTCTACCCGTCGATGCGCCTCGTGCGCGAGGGCGCCGCGCACGACGGCGCGCGCGGCGACTGGAACGCGGCCGTCGATCGCGTGGCGCGCGACCTCGGCGAGGGTGCCTAA